One genomic region from Macaca mulatta isolate MMU2019108-1 chromosome 20, T2T-MMU8v2.0, whole genome shotgun sequence encodes:
- the RIPOR1 gene encoding rho family-interacting cell polarization regulator 1 isoform X7, translating to MNTKKRGSPARTHSMMSLSVRPQRRLLSARVSRSQSFAGVLGSHERGPRSFPVFSPPGPPRKPPALSRVSRMFSVAHPAAKVPQPERLDLVYAALKRGLTAYLEVHQQEQEKLQGQIRESKRNSRLGFLYDLDKQVKSIERFLRRLEFHASKIDELYEAYCVQRRLRDGAYNMVRAYTTGSPGSREARDSLAEATRGHREYTESMCLLESELEAQLGEFHLRMKGLAGFARLCVGDQYEICMKYGRQRWKLRGRIEGSGKQVWDSEETIFLPLLTEFLSIKVTELKGLANHVVVGSVSCETKDLFAALPQVVAVDINDLGTIKLSLEVTWSPFDKDDQPSAASSVNKASTVTKRFSTYSQSPPDTPSLREQAFYNMLRRQEELENGTAWSLSSESSDDSSSPQLSGTARHSSAPRPLVQQPELLPIQVAFRRPETPSSGPLDEEGAVAPVLANGHAPYSRTLSHISEASVDAALAEASVEAIGPESLAWGPSPPTHPAPTHGEHPSPVPPTLDPGHSATSSTLGTTGSVPTSTDPAPSAHLDSVHKATDSGPSELPGPTHTTTGSTCSAIQSPLTHTTTGSTHKPIISTLTTTGPTVNIIGPVQTTTSHIHTMPSPTHTPTSPTHKTRMSTSTTISPTHTPTSPTHKARMSPPTTTSPNPSAMGLVQTATSPTLTNVSPSTSPELATLSSPSKHSDPTLPATDSLPCSPPASNSCTQADPIAPSTSHPSPAHSSRKPLTSPAPDPPESMVQSLSPTPSPPTPAPQHSDLSLAMAVQTPVPGAAGGSGDKILEEALGALMAALDDYRGQFPELQGLEQEVTRLESLLMQRQGLTRSRASSLSITVEHALESFSFLNEDEDEDNDVPGDRPPSSPEAGAEDSIDSPSARPLSTGCPALDAALVRHLYHCSCLLLKLGTFGPLRCQEAWALERLLREARVLEAVCEFSRRWEIPASSAQEVVQFSASRPGFLTFWDQCTERLSCFLCPVERVLLTFCNQYGARLSLRQPGLAEAVCVKFLEDALGQKLPRRPQPGPGEQLTVFQFWSFVETLDSPTMEAYVTETAEEVLLVRNLNSDDQAVVLKALRLAPEGRLRRDGLRALSSLLVHGNNKVMAAVSTQLRSLSLGPAFRERALLCFLDQLEDEDVQTRVAGCLALGCIKAPEGIEPLVYLCQTDTEAVREAARQSLQQCGEEGQSAHRQLEESLDALPRIFGPGSMASTAF from the exons ATGAACACCAAGAAGAGAG GGAGCCCCGCGCGGACTCACTCTATGATGTCCCTGTCGGTGCGGCCGCAGCGCCGCCTGCTCAGCGCCCGGGTCAGTAGGAGCCAGTCCTTCGCAGGCGTCCTCGGCAGCCACGAGCGGGGGCCCAG GAGCTTCCCGGTCTTCAGCCCGCCAGGGCCCCCACGGAAGCCCCCCGCGCTCTCCCGAGTGTCCAGGATGTTTTCCGTGGCTCATCCAGCCGCCAAGGTGCCGCAACCCGAGCGGCTGGACCTGGTGTATGCGGCGCTGAAGCGGGGCCTGAC GGCCTACTTGGAAGTTCACCAGCAGGAGCAGGAGAAACTCCAGGGCCAGATAAGGGAGTCCAAGAGGAATTCCCGCTTG GGCTTCCTGTATGATCTGGACAAG CAAGTCAAGTCCATTGAACGCTTCCTGCGACGACTGGAGTTCCATGCCAGCAAG ATCGACGAGCTGTATGAGGCATACTGTGTCCAGCGGCGTCTCCGGGATGGTGCCTACAACATGGTCCGTGCCTACACCACTGGGTCCCCGGGGAGCCGAGAGGCCCGGGACAGCCTAGCAGAGGCCACTCGGGGGCATCGCGAGTACACGGAG aGCATGTGTCTGCTGGAGAGCGAGCTGGAGGCACAGCTGGGCGAGTTTCATCTCCGAATGAAAG GGCTGGCTGGCTTTGCCAGGCTGTGTGTAGGCGATCAATATGAG ATCTGCATGAAATATGGGCGTCAGCGCTGGAAACTACGGGGCCGAATTGAGGGTAGTGGAAAGCAGGTGTGGGACAGTGAAGAAACCATCTTTCTCCCACTGCTCACGGAATTTCTGTCTATCAAG GTGACAGAACTGAAGGGCCTGGCCAACCATGTGGTTGTGGGCAGTGTCTCCTGTGAGACCAAGGACCTGTTTGCCGCCCTGCCTCAGGTTGTGGCTGTGGATATCAATGACCTTGGCACCATCAAGCTCAGCCTGGAAGTCACATGGAG ccccttCGACAAGGATGACCAGCCCTCAGCCGCTTCTTCTGTCAACAAGGCCTCCACAGTCACCAAGCGCTTCTCCACCTATAGCCAGAGCCCACCGGACACACCCTCACTTCGGGAACAGGCCTTCTAT AACATGCTGCGACGGCAGGAGGAGCTGGAGAATGGGACAGCATGGTCCCTGTCATCCGAATCTTCAGACGACTCATCCAGCCCACAGCTCTCAGGCACTGCCCGCCACTCATCAGCCCCTAGGCCCCTGGTGCAGCAGCCTGAACTCCTTCCCATCCAAGTTGCCTTCCGTAGGCCTGAGACCCCCAGCTCTGGTCCCCTGGATGAGGAGGGGGCCGTGGCCCCAGTCCTGGCAAATGGGCATGCACCCTACAGTCGGACTCTTAGCCACATCAGTGAGGCTAGTGTAGACGCTGCCTTGGCTGAGGCTTCAGTGGAGGCCATTGGCCCAGAAAGCCTAGCCTGGGGACCTAGCCCACCTACACACCCAGCTCCCACCCATGGAGAGCACCCCAGCCCTGTTCCTCCGACCCTGGACCCTGGCCACTCTGCCACAAGCTCCACCCTCGGTACAACAGGCTCTGTCCCCACATCTACAGACCCTGCCCCATCTGCACACCTAGACTCAGTTCATAAGGCCACAGACTCTGGCCCTTCAGAACTGCCAGGCCCCACTCACACCACTACAGGCTCCACCTGTAGTGCCATTCAAAGCCCCCTCACTCACACTACTACAGGCTCTACCCACAAGCCCATAATCTCTACCCTTACTACTACAGGCCCTACCGTCAATATCATAGGCCCAGTCCAGACTACCACGAGCCACATCCATACCATGCCAAGCCCCACCCATACCCCCACAAGTCCCACCCATAAAACCAGGATGTCAACTTCTACCACTATAAGTCCCACCCATACCCCCACAAGTCCCACCCATAAAGCCAGGATGTCACCTCCCACCACTACAAGTCCTAACCCCAGTGCTATGGGCCTAGTCCAGACTGCCACAAGCCCCACCCTTACAAATGTAAGTCCTTCTACTTCTCCAGAACTTGCtaccctctccagcccctccaaACACTCAGACCCCACCCTCCCAGCCACCGACTCCCTTCCCTGTAGTCCCCCAGCCTCCAATTCCTGCACTCAGGCAGACCCTATAGCCCCTAGCACCTCCCACCCAAGTCCTGCCCATTCCAGTAGGAAACCCCTCACAAGCCCTGCCCCAGATCCCCCAGAGTCTATGGTTCAGAGTCTAAGCCCCACTCCCTCACCCCCAACCCCTGCACCCCAGCATTCAGACCTTAGCCTGGCCATGGCTGTCCAGACCCCAGTCCCAGGGGCAGCCGGAGGGTCTGGGGACAAGATCCTGGAGGAGGCACTGGGGGCCCTAATGGCTGCCCTGGATGACTACCGTGGCCAGTTTCCTGAGCTGCAGGGCCTGGAGCAGGAGGTGACCCGACTAGAGAGTCTGCTCATG CAGAGACAAGGTCTGACTCGCAGCCGGGCCTCCAGTCTCAGCATCACCGTGGAGCATGCCTTGGAGAGCTTCAGCTTCCTCAATGAAGACGAAGATGAAGACAATGATGTTCCTGGGGACAG GCCTCCAAGCAGCCCAGAGGCTGGGGCTGAGGACAGCATAGACTCACCCAGTGCCCGCCCCCTCAGCACGGGGTGTCCAGCTCTGGACGCTGCCTTGGTCCGGCACCTGTACCACTGCAGTTGCCTCCTGCTG AAACTGGGCACATTTGGGCCTCTGCGATGCCAGGAGGCATGGGCCCTGGAGCGGCTGCTGCGGGAAGCCCGAGTGCTGGAGGCAGTATGCGAGTTCAGCAGGCGGTGGGAGATCCCGGCCAGCTCTGCCCAAGAAG TGGTGCAGTTCTCGGCCTCTCGGCCTGGCTTCTTGACCTTCTGGGACCAGTGCACAGAGAGACTTAGCTGCTTCCTCTGCCCAGTGGAGCGGGTGCTTCTCACCTTCTGCAACCAGTATGGTGCCCGCCTCTCCCTGCGCCAGCCAGGCTTGGCTGAGGCTG TTTGTGTGAAGTTCCTGGAGGATGCCCTGGGGCAGAAGCTGCCCAGAAGGCCCCAGCCAGGGCCTGGAGAGCAGCTCACGGTCTTCCAGTTCTGGAGTTTTGTGGAAACCTTGGACAGCCCCACCATGGAGGCCTACGTGACCGAGACTGCCGAGGAGG TGCTACTGGTGCGGAATCTGAACTCAGATGACCAGGCTGTCGTGCTGAAGGCCCTGAGATTGGCGCCCGAGGGGCGTCTGCGAAGGGATGGGCTGCGGGCCCTCAGCTCCCTGCTCGTCCATGGCAACAACAAGGTGATGGCTGCTGTCAGCACCCAGCTCCGGAGCCTGTCACTGGGCCCTGCCTTCCGGGAGAGG GCCCTCCTGTGCTTTCTGGACCAGCTGGAGGATGAGGACGTGCAGACTCGAGTGGCTGGCTGCCTGGCCCTAGGCTGCATCAAG GCTCCCGAGGGCATTGAGCCCCTGGTGTACCTCTGCCAAACTGACACAGAAGCTGTGAGGGAAGCTGCCCGGCAGAGCCTACAGCAGTGTG GAGAAGAGGGACAGTCTGCCCATCGACAGCTAGAGGAGTCCCTGGACGCCCTGCCCCGCATCTTTGGTCCTGGCAGCATGGCGAGCACAGCATTCTAA
- the RIPOR1 gene encoding rho family-interacting cell polarization regulator 1 isoform X13, whose protein sequence is MNTKKRGSPARTHSMMSLSVRPQRRLLSARVSRSQSFAGVLGSHERGPSPPGPPRKPPALSRVSRMFSVAHPAAKVPQPERLDLVYAALKRGLTAYLEVHQQEQEKLQGQIRESKRNSRLAPPDPPLLQQVKSIERFLRRLEFHASKIDELYEAYCVQRRLRDGAYNMVRAYTTGSPGSREARDSLAEATRGHREYTESMCLLESELEAQLGEFHLRMKGLAGFARLCVGDQYEICMKYGRQRWKLRGRIEGSGKQVWDSEETIFLPLLTEFLSIKVTELKGLANHVVVGSVSCETKDLFAALPQVVAVDINDLGTIKLSLEVTWSPFDKDDQPSAASSVNKASTVTKRFSTYSQSPPDTPSLREQAFYNMLRRQEELENGTAWSLSSESSDDSSSPQLSGTARHSSAPRPLVQQPELLPIQVAFRRPETPSSGPLDEEGAVAPVLANGHAPYSRTLSHISEASVDAALAEASVEAIGPESLAWGPSPPTHPAPTHGEHPSPVPPTLDPGHSATSSTLGTTGSVPTSTDPAPSAHLDSVHKATDSGPSELPGPTHTTTGSTCSAIQSPLTHTTTGSTHKPIISTLTTTGPTVNIIGPVQTTTSHIHTMPSPTHTPTSPTHKTRMSTSTTISPTHTPTSPTHKARMSPPTTTSPNPSAMGLVQTATSPTLTNVSPSTSPELATLSSPSKHSDPTLPATDSLPCSPPASNSCTQADPIAPSTSHPSPAHSSRKPLTSPAPDPPESMVQSLSPTPSPPTPAPQHSDLSLAMAVQTPVPGAAGGSGDKILEEALGALMAALDDYRGQFPELQGLEQEVTRLESLLMQRQGLTRSRASSLSITVEHALESFSFLNEDEDEDNDVPGDRPPSSPEAGAEDSIDSPSARPLSTGCPALDAALVRHLYHCSCLLLKLGTFGPLRCQEAWALERLLREARVLEAVCEFSRRWEIPASSAQEVVQFSASRPGFLTFWDQCTERLSCFLCPVERVLLTFCNQYGARLSLRQPGLAEAVCVKFLEDALGQKLPRRPQPGPGEQLTVFQFWSFVETLDSPTMEAYVTETAEEVLLVRNLNSDDQAVVLKALRLAPEGRLRRDGLRALSSLLVHGNNKVMAAVSTQLRSLSLGPAFRERALLCFLDQLEDEDVQTRVAGCLALGCIKAPEGIEPLVYLCQTDTEAVREAARQSLQQCGEEGQSAHRQLEESLDALPRIFGPGSMASTAF, encoded by the exons ATGAACACCAAGAAGAGAG GGAGCCCCGCGCGGACTCACTCTATGATGTCCCTGTCGGTGCGGCCGCAGCGCCGCCTGCTCAGCGCCCGGGTCAGTAGGAGCCAGTCCTTCGCAGGCGTCCTCGGCAGCCACGAGCGGGGGCCCAG CCCGCCAGGGCCCCCACGGAAGCCCCCCGCGCTCTCCCGAGTGTCCAGGATGTTTTCCGTGGCTCATCCAGCCGCCAAGGTGCCGCAACCCGAGCGGCTGGACCTGGTGTATGCGGCGCTGAAGCGGGGCCTGAC GGCCTACTTGGAAGTTCACCAGCAGGAGCAGGAGAAACTCCAGGGCCAGATAAGGGAGTCCAAGAGGAATTCCCGCTTG GCCCCTCCTGACCCACCTCTTCTCCAGCAAGTCAAGTCCATTGAACGCTTCCTGCGACGACTGGAGTTCCATGCCAGCAAG ATCGACGAGCTGTATGAGGCATACTGTGTCCAGCGGCGTCTCCGGGATGGTGCCTACAACATGGTCCGTGCCTACACCACTGGGTCCCCGGGGAGCCGAGAGGCCCGGGACAGCCTAGCAGAGGCCACTCGGGGGCATCGCGAGTACACGGAG aGCATGTGTCTGCTGGAGAGCGAGCTGGAGGCACAGCTGGGCGAGTTTCATCTCCGAATGAAAG GGCTGGCTGGCTTTGCCAGGCTGTGTGTAGGCGATCAATATGAG ATCTGCATGAAATATGGGCGTCAGCGCTGGAAACTACGGGGCCGAATTGAGGGTAGTGGAAAGCAGGTGTGGGACAGTGAAGAAACCATCTTTCTCCCACTGCTCACGGAATTTCTGTCTATCAAG GTGACAGAACTGAAGGGCCTGGCCAACCATGTGGTTGTGGGCAGTGTCTCCTGTGAGACCAAGGACCTGTTTGCCGCCCTGCCTCAGGTTGTGGCTGTGGATATCAATGACCTTGGCACCATCAAGCTCAGCCTGGAAGTCACATGGAG ccccttCGACAAGGATGACCAGCCCTCAGCCGCTTCTTCTGTCAACAAGGCCTCCACAGTCACCAAGCGCTTCTCCACCTATAGCCAGAGCCCACCGGACACACCCTCACTTCGGGAACAGGCCTTCTAT AACATGCTGCGACGGCAGGAGGAGCTGGAGAATGGGACAGCATGGTCCCTGTCATCCGAATCTTCAGACGACTCATCCAGCCCACAGCTCTCAGGCACTGCCCGCCACTCATCAGCCCCTAGGCCCCTGGTGCAGCAGCCTGAACTCCTTCCCATCCAAGTTGCCTTCCGTAGGCCTGAGACCCCCAGCTCTGGTCCCCTGGATGAGGAGGGGGCCGTGGCCCCAGTCCTGGCAAATGGGCATGCACCCTACAGTCGGACTCTTAGCCACATCAGTGAGGCTAGTGTAGACGCTGCCTTGGCTGAGGCTTCAGTGGAGGCCATTGGCCCAGAAAGCCTAGCCTGGGGACCTAGCCCACCTACACACCCAGCTCCCACCCATGGAGAGCACCCCAGCCCTGTTCCTCCGACCCTGGACCCTGGCCACTCTGCCACAAGCTCCACCCTCGGTACAACAGGCTCTGTCCCCACATCTACAGACCCTGCCCCATCTGCACACCTAGACTCAGTTCATAAGGCCACAGACTCTGGCCCTTCAGAACTGCCAGGCCCCACTCACACCACTACAGGCTCCACCTGTAGTGCCATTCAAAGCCCCCTCACTCACACTACTACAGGCTCTACCCACAAGCCCATAATCTCTACCCTTACTACTACAGGCCCTACCGTCAATATCATAGGCCCAGTCCAGACTACCACGAGCCACATCCATACCATGCCAAGCCCCACCCATACCCCCACAAGTCCCACCCATAAAACCAGGATGTCAACTTCTACCACTATAAGTCCCACCCATACCCCCACAAGTCCCACCCATAAAGCCAGGATGTCACCTCCCACCACTACAAGTCCTAACCCCAGTGCTATGGGCCTAGTCCAGACTGCCACAAGCCCCACCCTTACAAATGTAAGTCCTTCTACTTCTCCAGAACTTGCtaccctctccagcccctccaaACACTCAGACCCCACCCTCCCAGCCACCGACTCCCTTCCCTGTAGTCCCCCAGCCTCCAATTCCTGCACTCAGGCAGACCCTATAGCCCCTAGCACCTCCCACCCAAGTCCTGCCCATTCCAGTAGGAAACCCCTCACAAGCCCTGCCCCAGATCCCCCAGAGTCTATGGTTCAGAGTCTAAGCCCCACTCCCTCACCCCCAACCCCTGCACCCCAGCATTCAGACCTTAGCCTGGCCATGGCTGTCCAGACCCCAGTCCCAGGGGCAGCCGGAGGGTCTGGGGACAAGATCCTGGAGGAGGCACTGGGGGCCCTAATGGCTGCCCTGGATGACTACCGTGGCCAGTTTCCTGAGCTGCAGGGCCTGGAGCAGGAGGTGACCCGACTAGAGAGTCTGCTCATG CAGAGACAAGGTCTGACTCGCAGCCGGGCCTCCAGTCTCAGCATCACCGTGGAGCATGCCTTGGAGAGCTTCAGCTTCCTCAATGAAGACGAAGATGAAGACAATGATGTTCCTGGGGACAG GCCTCCAAGCAGCCCAGAGGCTGGGGCTGAGGACAGCATAGACTCACCCAGTGCCCGCCCCCTCAGCACGGGGTGTCCAGCTCTGGACGCTGCCTTGGTCCGGCACCTGTACCACTGCAGTTGCCTCCTGCTG AAACTGGGCACATTTGGGCCTCTGCGATGCCAGGAGGCATGGGCCCTGGAGCGGCTGCTGCGGGAAGCCCGAGTGCTGGAGGCAGTATGCGAGTTCAGCAGGCGGTGGGAGATCCCGGCCAGCTCTGCCCAAGAAG TGGTGCAGTTCTCGGCCTCTCGGCCTGGCTTCTTGACCTTCTGGGACCAGTGCACAGAGAGACTTAGCTGCTTCCTCTGCCCAGTGGAGCGGGTGCTTCTCACCTTCTGCAACCAGTATGGTGCCCGCCTCTCCCTGCGCCAGCCAGGCTTGGCTGAGGCTG TTTGTGTGAAGTTCCTGGAGGATGCCCTGGGGCAGAAGCTGCCCAGAAGGCCCCAGCCAGGGCCTGGAGAGCAGCTCACGGTCTTCCAGTTCTGGAGTTTTGTGGAAACCTTGGACAGCCCCACCATGGAGGCCTACGTGACCGAGACTGCCGAGGAGG TGCTACTGGTGCGGAATCTGAACTCAGATGACCAGGCTGTCGTGCTGAAGGCCCTGAGATTGGCGCCCGAGGGGCGTCTGCGAAGGGATGGGCTGCGGGCCCTCAGCTCCCTGCTCGTCCATGGCAACAACAAGGTGATGGCTGCTGTCAGCACCCAGCTCCGGAGCCTGTCACTGGGCCCTGCCTTCCGGGAGAGG GCCCTCCTGTGCTTTCTGGACCAGCTGGAGGATGAGGACGTGCAGACTCGAGTGGCTGGCTGCCTGGCCCTAGGCTGCATCAAG GCTCCCGAGGGCATTGAGCCCCTGGTGTACCTCTGCCAAACTGACACAGAAGCTGTGAGGGAAGCTGCCCGGCAGAGCCTACAGCAGTGTG GAGAAGAGGGACAGTCTGCCCATCGACAGCTAGAGGAGTCCCTGGACGCCCTGCCCCGCATCTTTGGTCCTGGCAGCATGGCGAGCACAGCATTCTAA
- the RIPOR1 gene encoding rho family-interacting cell polarization regulator 1 isoform X23, producing MNTKKRGSPARTHSMMSLSVRPQRRLLSARVSRSQSFAGVLGSHERGPRSFPVFSPPGPPRKPPALSRVSRMFSVAHPAAKVPQPERLDLVYAALKRGLTAYLEVHQQEQEKLQGQIRESKRNSRLGFLYDLDKQVKSIERFLRRLEFHASKIDELYEAYCVQRRLRDGAYNMVRAYTTGSPGSREARDSLAEATRGHREYTESMCLLESELEAQLGEFHLRMKGLAGFARLCVGDQYEICMKYGRQRWKLRGRIEGSGKQVWDSEETIFLPLLTEFLSIKVTELKGLANHVVVGSVSCETKDLFAALPQVVAVDINDLGTIKLSLEVTWSPFDKDDQPSAASSVNKASTVTKRFSTYSQSPPDTPSLREQAFYNMLRRQEELENGTAWSLSSESSDDSSSPQLSGTARHSSAPRPLVQQPELLPIQVAFRRPETPSSGPLDEEGAVAPVLANGHAPYSRTLSHISEASVDAALAEASVEAIGPESLAWGPSPPTHPAPTHGEHPSPVPPTLDPGHSATSSTLGTTGSVPTSTDPAPSAHLDSVHKATDSGPSELPGPTHTTTGSTCSAIQSPLTHTTTGSTHKPIISTLTTTGPTVNIIGPVQTTTSHIHTMPSPTHTPTSPTHKTRMSTSTTISPTHTPTSPTHKARMSPPTTTSPNPSAMGLVQTATSPTLTNHSDLSLAMAVQTPVPGAAGGSGDKILEEALGALMAALDDYRGQFPELQGLEQEVTRLESLLMQRQGLTRSRASSLSITVEHALESFSFLNEDEDEDNDVPGDRPPSSPEAGAEDSIDSPSARPLSTGCPALDAALVRHLYHCSCLLLKLGTFGPLRCQEAWALERLLREARVLEAVCEFSRRWEIPASSAQEVVQFSASRPGFLTFWDQCTERLSCFLCPVERVLLTFCNQYGARLSLRQPGLAEAVCVKFLEDALGQKLPRRPQPGPGEQLTVFQFWSFVETLDSPTMEAYVTETAEEVLLVRNLNSDDQAVVLKALRLAPEGRLRRDGLRALSSLLVHGNNKVMAAVSTQLRSLSLGPAFRERALLCFLDQLEDEDVQTRVAGCLALGCIKAPEGIEPLVYLCQTDTEAVREAARQSLQQCGEEGQSAHRQLEESLDALPRIFGPGSMASTAF from the exons ATGAACACCAAGAAGAGAG GGAGCCCCGCGCGGACTCACTCTATGATGTCCCTGTCGGTGCGGCCGCAGCGCCGCCTGCTCAGCGCCCGGGTCAGTAGGAGCCAGTCCTTCGCAGGCGTCCTCGGCAGCCACGAGCGGGGGCCCAG GAGCTTCCCGGTCTTCAGCCCGCCAGGGCCCCCACGGAAGCCCCCCGCGCTCTCCCGAGTGTCCAGGATGTTTTCCGTGGCTCATCCAGCCGCCAAGGTGCCGCAACCCGAGCGGCTGGACCTGGTGTATGCGGCGCTGAAGCGGGGCCTGAC GGCCTACTTGGAAGTTCACCAGCAGGAGCAGGAGAAACTCCAGGGCCAGATAAGGGAGTCCAAGAGGAATTCCCGCTTG GGCTTCCTGTATGATCTGGACAAG CAAGTCAAGTCCATTGAACGCTTCCTGCGACGACTGGAGTTCCATGCCAGCAAG ATCGACGAGCTGTATGAGGCATACTGTGTCCAGCGGCGTCTCCGGGATGGTGCCTACAACATGGTCCGTGCCTACACCACTGGGTCCCCGGGGAGCCGAGAGGCCCGGGACAGCCTAGCAGAGGCCACTCGGGGGCATCGCGAGTACACGGAG aGCATGTGTCTGCTGGAGAGCGAGCTGGAGGCACAGCTGGGCGAGTTTCATCTCCGAATGAAAG GGCTGGCTGGCTTTGCCAGGCTGTGTGTAGGCGATCAATATGAG ATCTGCATGAAATATGGGCGTCAGCGCTGGAAACTACGGGGCCGAATTGAGGGTAGTGGAAAGCAGGTGTGGGACAGTGAAGAAACCATCTTTCTCCCACTGCTCACGGAATTTCTGTCTATCAAG GTGACAGAACTGAAGGGCCTGGCCAACCATGTGGTTGTGGGCAGTGTCTCCTGTGAGACCAAGGACCTGTTTGCCGCCCTGCCTCAGGTTGTGGCTGTGGATATCAATGACCTTGGCACCATCAAGCTCAGCCTGGAAGTCACATGGAG ccccttCGACAAGGATGACCAGCCCTCAGCCGCTTCTTCTGTCAACAAGGCCTCCACAGTCACCAAGCGCTTCTCCACCTATAGCCAGAGCCCACCGGACACACCCTCACTTCGGGAACAGGCCTTCTAT AACATGCTGCGACGGCAGGAGGAGCTGGAGAATGGGACAGCATGGTCCCTGTCATCCGAATCTTCAGACGACTCATCCAGCCCACAGCTCTCAGGCACTGCCCGCCACTCATCAGCCCCTAGGCCCCTGGTGCAGCAGCCTGAACTCCTTCCCATCCAAGTTGCCTTCCGTAGGCCTGAGACCCCCAGCTCTGGTCCCCTGGATGAGGAGGGGGCCGTGGCCCCAGTCCTGGCAAATGGGCATGCACCCTACAGTCGGACTCTTAGCCACATCAGTGAGGCTAGTGTAGACGCTGCCTTGGCTGAGGCTTCAGTGGAGGCCATTGGCCCAGAAAGCCTAGCCTGGGGACCTAGCCCACCTACACACCCAGCTCCCACCCATGGAGAGCACCCCAGCCCTGTTCCTCCGACCCTGGACCCTGGCCACTCTGCCACAAGCTCCACCCTCGGTACAACAGGCTCTGTCCCCACATCTACAGACCCTGCCCCATCTGCACACCTAGACTCAGTTCATAAGGCCACAGACTCTGGCCCTTCAGAACTGCCAGGCCCCACTCACACCACTACAGGCTCCACCTGTAGTGCCATTCAAAGCCCCCTCACTCACACTACTACAGGCTCTACCCACAAGCCCATAATCTCTACCCTTACTACTACAGGCCCTACCGTCAATATCATAGGCCCAGTCCAGACTACCACGAGCCACATCCATACCATGCCAAGCCCCACCCATACCCCCACAAGTCCCACCCATAAAACCAGGATGTCAACTTCTACCACTATAAGTCCCACCCATACCCCCACAAGTCCCACCCATAAAGCCAGGATGTCACCTCCCACCACTACAAGTCCTAACCCCAGTGCTATGGGCCTAGTCCAGACTGCCACAAGCCCCACCCTTACAAAT CATTCAGACCTTAGCCTGGCCATGGCTGTCCAGACCCCAGTCCCAGGGGCAGCCGGAGGGTCTGGGGACAAGATCCTGGAGGAGGCACTGGGGGCCCTAATGGCTGCCCTGGATGACTACCGTGGCCAGTTTCCTGAGCTGCAGGGCCTGGAGCAGGAGGTGACCCGACTAGAGAGTCTGCTCATG CAGAGACAAGGTCTGACTCGCAGCCGGGCCTCCAGTCTCAGCATCACCGTGGAGCATGCCTTGGAGAGCTTCAGCTTCCTCAATGAAGACGAAGATGAAGACAATGATGTTCCTGGGGACAG GCCTCCAAGCAGCCCAGAGGCTGGGGCTGAGGACAGCATAGACTCACCCAGTGCCCGCCCCCTCAGCACGGGGTGTCCAGCTCTGGACGCTGCCTTGGTCCGGCACCTGTACCACTGCAGTTGCCTCCTGCTG AAACTGGGCACATTTGGGCCTCTGCGATGCCAGGAGGCATGGGCCCTGGAGCGGCTGCTGCGGGAAGCCCGAGTGCTGGAGGCAGTATGCGAGTTCAGCAGGCGGTGGGAGATCCCGGCCAGCTCTGCCCAAGAAG TGGTGCAGTTCTCGGCCTCTCGGCCTGGCTTCTTGACCTTCTGGGACCAGTGCACAGAGAGACTTAGCTGCTTCCTCTGCCCAGTGGAGCGGGTGCTTCTCACCTTCTGCAACCAGTATGGTGCCCGCCTCTCCCTGCGCCAGCCAGGCTTGGCTGAGGCTG TTTGTGTGAAGTTCCTGGAGGATGCCCTGGGGCAGAAGCTGCCCAGAAGGCCCCAGCCAGGGCCTGGAGAGCAGCTCACGGTCTTCCAGTTCTGGAGTTTTGTGGAAACCTTGGACAGCCCCACCATGGAGGCCTACGTGACCGAGACTGCCGAGGAGG TGCTACTGGTGCGGAATCTGAACTCAGATGACCAGGCTGTCGTGCTGAAGGCCCTGAGATTGGCGCCCGAGGGGCGTCTGCGAAGGGATGGGCTGCGGGCCCTCAGCTCCCTGCTCGTCCATGGCAACAACAAGGTGATGGCTGCTGTCAGCACCCAGCTCCGGAGCCTGTCACTGGGCCCTGCCTTCCGGGAGAGG GCCCTCCTGTGCTTTCTGGACCAGCTGGAGGATGAGGACGTGCAGACTCGAGTGGCTGGCTGCCTGGCCCTAGGCTGCATCAAG GCTCCCGAGGGCATTGAGCCCCTGGTGTACCTCTGCCAAACTGACACAGAAGCTGTGAGGGAAGCTGCCCGGCAGAGCCTACAGCAGTGTG GAGAAGAGGGACAGTCTGCCCATCGACAGCTAGAGGAGTCCCTGGACGCCCTGCCCCGCATCTTTGGTCCTGGCAGCATGGCGAGCACAGCATTCTAA